One genomic region from Candidatus Eremiobacterota bacterium encodes:
- a CDS encoding winged helix-turn-helix domain-containing protein, translating into MAVPKFDALMSPLLQVAADGKEHRLNDIVPLIADELNLSQADRTEQMQSGQPRFRNRVYWAKLYLSQAGAIDTIRPGVFVITDRGRTLLSNGSDRVTVDDLNAFPEFRAFRAKVGTGTHRVRRVDKDVAVAVPEDSVDEQEDESTTRTEVRESHQIQALLAEIGYRMGMQIWLPKGDRAAVLGEWPGDHAEPVERLPLNYDEVTLRTIEQIDVLWLKGRAIRRAFEVEHTTAVYSGILRMADLLALQPNMDIKLHIVAPIARKSKVFQELRRPVFSLLERGPLSEYCTFLSYDSVRDLREQPLLAHLNDAVLDEYAQEAEESL; encoded by the coding sequence ATGGCCGTTCCCAAGTTTGACGCTCTCATGTCGCCTTTGCTCCAGGTCGCGGCCGATGGCAAAGAGCATCGTCTTAACGATATCGTGCCGCTAATCGCCGACGAGCTGAACCTTTCGCAAGCCGATCGCACTGAGCAAATGCAATCCGGTCAACCACGATTTCGCAATCGCGTGTATTGGGCGAAGCTCTACTTGAGCCAGGCAGGGGCTATCGACACCATCCGCCCGGGCGTGTTCGTCATTACTGATCGTGGGCGGACTCTTCTTTCGAATGGATCAGATCGAGTCACCGTGGACGACTTGAACGCCTTCCCGGAGTTTCGGGCATTCCGTGCGAAAGTAGGGACGGGTACGCATAGGGTACGCAGAGTCGACAAAGATGTTGCCGTTGCAGTTCCTGAGGACAGCGTCGATGAGCAAGAAGACGAATCAACCACACGGACTGAAGTTCGTGAGTCTCATCAGATCCAAGCGTTGCTTGCTGAAATCGGTTACAGAATGGGCATGCAGATTTGGTTGCCGAAGGGCGATCGTGCAGCCGTGCTAGGCGAATGGCCAGGCGATCATGCTGAGCCCGTGGAGCGTCTGCCGTTAAACTACGACGAAGTGACGTTGAGGACCATCGAGCAGATCGATGTACTATGGCTAAAGGGCAGAGCAATCCGGCGCGCATTCGAGGTCGAGCACACGACCGCCGTATATTCGGGCATTCTTCGAATGGCTGACCTGTTAGCGCTGCAACCCAACATGGATATTAAACTTCATATAGTGGCTCCTATCGCCCGGAAAAGTAAAGTCTTTCAGGAATTGCGTCGGCCAGTATTCTCGCTTCTTGAGCGCGGGCCACTATCGGAGTATTGCACCTTTCTTTCGTATGATAGTGTCCGTGACTTGCGAGAGCAGCCGCTATTAGCTCATCTGAATGACGCGGTGCTGGACGAGTATGCTCAGGAAGCGGAGGAATCGCTTTGA
- a CDS encoding helix-turn-helix transcriptional regulator: MITKHSPPPKPIRWNGHRRVAPVEALSARIFRLRIARGYSIYDLAREANVLAGTIRQLESGKPADKRVLPALAAALGVPLCQLVCGDHSCSTQACVPRRHHQSRSRACDASGRRPSRQAAESD, translated from the coding sequence ATGATTACGAAGCATTCGCCGCCACCCAAGCCGATTCGTTGGAACGGCCACCGCAGAGTCGCACCAGTAGAGGCGCTATCGGCGCGGATCTTCCGTCTTCGCATCGCACGCGGCTACAGCATCTACGATCTGGCAAGAGAAGCCAACGTCCTCGCCGGCACGATCCGACAGCTCGAATCCGGAAAACCTGCCGACAAGCGCGTCCTACCGGCGCTCGCAGCAGCCCTCGGCGTGCCTCTTTGCCAGCTCGTATGCGGCGACCACAGCTGCTCCACACAAGCCTGCGTGCCACGGCGTCATCATCAAAGCCGCAGTAGGGCCTGTGATGCCAGCGGCCGCCGCCCGTCACGACAGGCAGCGGAATCAGATTGA
- a CDS encoding ATP-binding protein, with the protein MITDRAFARDVTADDIRELITRRVAEENALEYKATVDTDLLKAACAMANFGGGFILIGVEEDDSHAASGIRHVDRVHDVADSVRQRLRDGLTPRPVFEVVPLTVDGKDLVITRIAPQNPPHMISADKKTDFYNRYDATSERMRYEEIEQAFRDKHEVAEFAPYQTPKAVIESTLGRTEISQGAKGFLDETVGRIKGRGEPTLALISANDGNYDSISEDDAMRAFREPLYYRNGGWLVAHPGFDVVQRRGVWEQPYGSASLTTITPSGDLVFVKLVDEILCWTQDERDFMVAPRLYPNALVEYCVSFAYMLADLAACARPTKVLLVPVVVANDTKLRLPLGEGGSIWYNAQIASAHDLLDQTSVGMTMLEPFELGRPILCRNLAFRLATQIYSFFGYAARDVPFSSDEEATVEPDADTATLTSLRAYMRDTLLAPVSAPREDFNRGCFVFAIDLNDGRRLLWVSEEFVDDYHFSEQKLFGFLDQFGLADRIRATAPKDKLLLSTSGVSQLPD; encoded by the coding sequence GTGATTACAGATCGCGCTTTCGCACGCGATGTAACGGCAGACGACATCCGCGAGCTAATCACGCGCCGCGTCGCTGAGGAAAACGCCCTCGAATATAAGGCTACTGTCGATACCGATCTACTAAAAGCTGCGTGCGCAATGGCGAACTTCGGCGGTGGTTTCATTCTCATCGGCGTTGAGGAGGACGACAGCCATGCTGCGTCCGGTATCAGGCACGTCGATCGAGTCCACGATGTCGCAGACAGCGTTCGTCAACGCCTCCGTGATGGGCTTACGCCACGTCCAGTTTTTGAAGTCGTCCCGTTAACGGTAGACGGCAAGGACCTGGTCATTACTCGGATCGCGCCACAGAATCCGCCCCATATGATTTCGGCCGACAAGAAAACAGACTTTTATAATCGCTATGATGCAACGTCTGAACGGATGCGTTATGAGGAAATTGAACAAGCATTTCGCGACAAGCACGAAGTAGCCGAGTTCGCTCCCTATCAGACCCCCAAAGCAGTCATTGAAAGCACACTAGGGAGAACGGAAATTTCCCAAGGCGCAAAAGGTTTTCTCGATGAAACAGTGGGCAGAATCAAAGGTCGCGGCGAGCCAACGCTCGCATTGATCTCCGCAAACGATGGCAATTACGATTCGATTTCGGAAGACGACGCGATGCGCGCTTTTCGAGAACCGCTGTATTATCGCAATGGCGGATGGCTTGTAGCGCATCCCGGGTTTGATGTGGTTCAGCGGCGTGGCGTATGGGAGCAGCCTTATGGTTCGGCTAGTTTGACTACAATCACGCCGTCGGGGGATCTCGTCTTCGTGAAGTTGGTAGATGAGATTCTCTGCTGGACGCAAGATGAGAGAGACTTCATGGTCGCTCCACGGCTCTATCCGAACGCGCTTGTCGAATACTGCGTCAGTTTTGCATATATGCTGGCAGATCTGGCGGCATGCGCTCGACCAACTAAGGTATTGTTAGTTCCTGTCGTAGTAGCGAACGATACAAAGCTGAGGCTTCCTCTAGGTGAGGGTGGAAGCATTTGGTATAATGCGCAAATCGCCAGCGCACATGATCTTTTAGATCAAACCAGCGTTGGCATGACGATGCTCGAGCCGTTCGAGCTCGGGCGCCCTATCCTCTGCCGGAATCTAGCGTTCAGACTAGCAACACAAATCTATTCATTCTTCGGCTACGCTGCCCGAGACGTTCCCTTTTCCTCTGACGAAGAAGCGACAGTTGAGCCCGACGCCGATACAGCGACATTGACCTCACTTCGAGCGTACATGCGGGACACATTACTAGCCCCGGTATCGGCACCGCGCGAGGATTTCAATCGAGGCTGCTTCGTGTTCGCAATCGATCTGAACGATGGCCGCCGGCTGCTCTGGGTTTCTGAGGAGTTCGTGGACGATTACCATTTTTCTGAACAAAAGCTCTTTGGCTTCCTGGATCAGTTTGGCTTGGCGGATCGCATTCGAGCTACAGCGCCGAAAGACAAGCTCTTGCTCAGCACGTCCGGCGTCAGTCAGCTGCCTGATTGA